A part of Olleya sp. Bg11-27 genomic DNA contains:
- a CDS encoding SecDF P1 head subdomain-containing protein, which produces MKLMLGCFIYFMVFVSYGQTKHEKIVDIIKKLKLVDDQEADFESKFEVLKRKASSDDTIRVAQLEDKISEDVITEKLIVALDHFLEDDNVDILYRCNQLKDCDKDVDLEGLQEAIIVEFSTINAAIDKITNSFNAYSNSYSSSDVFVVIPVDREDGFYATIDYTYNTRDEDVTLEATPSIVQADILKVEKIYSNYGNNTPEISIAFTKEGTRKFEVLTANNIGKPIAIVIDKQIISLPRVNSKITGGYVNISNGFSEKEIKEMIRKLRGD; this is translated from the coding sequence ATGAAGTTGATGCTTGGATGTTTTATTTATTTTATGGTGTTTGTTAGTTATGGACAAACCAAACATGAGAAAATAGTTGATATCATTAAAAAGTTAAAGCTGGTAGACGATCAAGAAGCTGATTTTGAATCTAAGTTTGAGGTATTAAAACGTAAGGCTTCAAGTGATGATACTATTAGAGTTGCACAATTAGAAGATAAAATATCTGAGGACGTTATTACTGAAAAATTAATAGTAGCGCTTGATCATTTTTTAGAGGACGATAATGTTGATATTTTATACCGATGCAATCAGCTCAAAGACTGTGATAAGGATGTTGATTTAGAAGGGTTGCAGGAAGCAATTATTGTTGAATTTAGTACTATTAATGCAGCAATTGACAAAATAACAAATAGTTTTAATGCTTACTCAAATAGTTATAGCTCATCAGACGTATTTGTTGTTATTCCGGTGGATAGAGAAGATGGCTTTTATGCAACAATTGATTATACTTACAATACCAGGGATGAAGATGTTACATTGGAAGCAACACCATCAATTGTGCAAGCAGATATTTTAAAAGTGGAGAAGATTTATAGTAATTATGGCAATAACACCCCAGAAATTAGTATTGCATTTACAAAGGAAGGGACGCGTAAATTTGAGGTGTTAACAGCAAATAATATAGGTAAACCTATTGCTATTGTCATCGATAAACAAATAATATCCTTGCCTCGTGTTAATAGTAAGATTACGGGTGGCTATGTAAATATAAGTAACGGTTTTTCTGAAAAGGAAATTAAGGAAATGATTAGAAAATTAAGAGGAGATTAA